In Salmo trutta chromosome 16, fSalTru1.1, whole genome shotgun sequence, a genomic segment contains:
- the LOC115150588 gene encoding ATP-dependent 6-phosphofructokinase, muscle type — protein sequence MAHHEAPHKDPRKMGIGRSIAVLTSGGDAQGMNAAVRATVRMGIYTGAKVYFVHEGYQGLVDGGDNIKLATWESVSMMLHLGGTVIGSARCMDFKEKWGRLKAACNLVKLGITNLCVIGGDGSLTGANQFRTEWSELLADLTKEGKISAEEAKRSSHLNIVGMVGSIDNDFCGTDMTIGTDSALHRIIEVVDSITTTAQSHQRTFILEVMGRHCGYLALVTALACGADWVFIPEMPPEENWEEHLCKRLIAQRGRGSRLNVIILAEGAQDRNQKPITCDQVKNLVSKKLGFDTRSTILGHVQRGGTPSAFDRILGSRMGVEAVMALLEATPETPACVVSLSGNMAIRLPLMECVQVTKDVTVAMTEGRFEDAVKLRGKSFQNNWDTYKMLAHVTPPEMKSNINIAIINVGAPCAGMNAAVRAAVRVGIIQGHQMLAVHDGFDGLANGQIEPIIWAQVGGWTGKGGSNLGTKRHLPGKNIEQISLNITKFNIHSLIIIGGFEAYLGGLELVTAREMYEELCIPMVVIPATVSNNVPGSDFSIGADTALNTITMTCDRIKQSAAGTKRRVFIIETMGGYCGYLATMAGLSSGADDAYIYEEPFHIRDLELNVEHLIEKMKTSVKRGLILRNSNANENYTTQFLYNLYSEEGKGTFDCRMNVLGHMQQGGTPTPFDRNFGTKMGSKSVLWLTDKLKECYRHGRIFANMPDSACVLGMKKRSLVFQPLASLKDDTDFEHRIPKTEWWLRLRPILKILAKYDTVEMDTSEVAAMEHVIKKTGLVKGGKM from the exons GTATGAATGCTGCTGTGAGGGCCACAGTCAGAATGGGCATCTACACTGGGGCCAAGGTCTACTTCGTTCATGAG GGTTACCAGGGTCTGGTGGATGGAGGTGACAACATCAAACTTGCCACCTGGGAGAGTGTGTCTATGATGCTGCATCTG GGTGGAACTGTGATTGGCAGTGCCCGCTGTATGGACTTCAAAGAGAAGTGGGGGCGTCTGAAGGCCGCCTGCAACTTGGTCAAACTGGGCATCACCAATCTGTGTGTGATCGGCGGTGATGGTAGCTTGACTGGTGCCAACCAGTTCCGTACAGAGTGGAGCGAGCTGCTGGCTGACCTGACAAAAGAGG GAAAGATCTCAGCGGAGGAGGCTAAGCGTTCTTCTCATCTGAACATCGTGGGCATGGTGGGCTCTATCGACAACGACTTCTGTGGCACTGACATGACCATCGGCACTGACTCTGCCCTGCACCGCATTATAGAGGTGGTGGACTCCATCACGACTACTgcacagag TCACCAGAGGACCTTTATCCTGGAGGTGATGGGCAGACACTGCgg CTACCTGGCCCTGGTGACTGCTCTGGCCTGTGGTGCTGACTGGGTGTTCATCCCAGAAATGCCCCCAGAGGAAAACTGGGAGGAACATTTGTGCAAAAGATTGATTGCG cAAAGGGGACGTGGTTCTCGTCTGAACGTCATCATTCTGGCAGAGGGAGCCCAGGACCGTAACCAGAAACCCATCACCTGTGACCAAGTCAAAAAT CTGGTATCCAAGAAACTTGGCTTCGACACCCGTTCCACAATCCTGGGACACGTACAGAGAGGTGGCACCCCCTCTGCTTTTGACAgaatcctg gGTAGCAGGATGGGTGTGGAGGCTGTGATGGCTCTGTTGGAGGCCACCCCAGAAACCCCAGCCTGTGTTGTCAGTCTTTCTGGGAACATGGCCATCAGGCTGCCTCTCATGGAGTGTGTCCAAGTG ACTAAAGATGTGACCGTAGCCATGACTGAGGGGAGATTTGAAGATGCTGTAAAGCTCAGGGGAAA GAGCTTTCAGAATAACTGGGACACATACAAAATGCTGGCTCACGTGACCCCCCCAGAAATGAAG AGCAACATCAACATTGCCATTATAAATGTTGGCGCCCCCTGTGCTGGGATGAATGCAGCAGTGCGTGCAGCTGTCAGGGTCGGTATCATCCAGGGACACCAGATGCTAGCTGTACATGACGGCTTTGACGGCCTGGCTAACGGACAG ATTGAGCCTATCATCTGGGCTCAAGTGGGTGGATGGACTGGGAAGGGAGGGTCCAATCTCGGTACCAAGAG acacctgccaggtAAAAACATTGAGCAAATCAGCCTGAACATTACCAAGTTCAACATCCATTCTCTGATCATCATCGGAGGCTTTGAG GCGTATCTGGGTGGTCTGGAGCTGGTGACAGCCAGGGAGATGTACGAGGAGCTGTGTATCCCCATGGTGGTCATTCCCGCCACCGTCTCTAACAATGTTCCCGGATCGGACTTCAGCATCGGAGCTGACACCGCCCTTAACACCATCACCATG ACTTGCGACAGGATAAAGCAGTCTGCTGCTGGCACTAAGAGGAGAGTGTTCATCATTGAGACCATGGGGGGATACTGCGGCTACTTAGCAACCATGGCTGGCTTGTCATCTGGGGCTGATGATGCCTACATCTATGAAGAGCCTTTCCATATCcgtgacctagag CTGAACGTGGAGCATCTGATAGAAAAGATGAAGACCTCAGTGAAGAGAGGCCTCATTCTCAG GAACTCTAATGCCAATGAGAACTACACCACACAGTTCCTCTACAACCTGTACTCAGAGGAGGGAAAGGGCACGTTCGACTGCAGGATGAATGTCCTGGGACACATGCAACAG GGTGGAACCCCCACTCCCTTTGACAGGAATTTCGGTACTAAGATGGGATCCAAGTCTGTCCTGTGGCTGACTGACAAGCTGAAGGAGTGCTACAGACACG GTCGTATCTTTGCCAACATGCCAGACTCTGCCTGTGTGCTGGGCATGAAGAAGAGATCCCTGGTCTTCCAGCCCCTGGCTTCCCTCAAGGACGACACTGACTTTGA gCACCGTATCCCAAAGACAGAGTGGTGGCTGAGGCTAAGGCCCATCCTGAAAATCCTGGCCAAATATGACACTGTGGAAATGGACACCTCTGAGGTGGCTGCCATGGAGCACGTCATCAAGAAGACAGGCCTAGTCAAGGGGggcaaaatgtaa